A window of Corallococcus macrosporus DSM 14697 contains these coding sequences:
- a CDS encoding HdeD family acid-resistance protein: protein MAFTDERRPEILTPEPHPRANSAAWGGPFVMGLLMTLLGIVALGAAFFTSMVTAILFGAMLAGAGVVEVISAFRTRKEGGPFWLYLLSGILSVVVGLFVLVYPAAGLGALTLLLAGYFFASGLFHAITSVMDRYPRWGWDFFYGAVSIVLGILVMRQWPISAVWLVGTLVGIGIFFRGVALMAGAFAVRKVLRTGGPTTPATVAR, encoded by the coding sequence ATGGCCTTCACCGATGAACGCAGACCGGAAATCCTGACCCCTGAGCCGCATCCGAGGGCGAACTCGGCCGCCTGGGGCGGCCCCTTCGTCATGGGCCTGCTGATGACGTTGTTGGGGATTGTCGCGCTGGGGGCGGCCTTCTTCACCAGCATGGTGACGGCCATCCTCTTCGGCGCGATGCTGGCGGGCGCCGGCGTCGTGGAGGTCATCTCCGCCTTCCGGACGCGCAAGGAGGGCGGCCCGTTCTGGCTGTACCTGCTCAGCGGCATCCTCTCCGTCGTGGTGGGGCTCTTCGTCCTCGTGTACCCGGCGGCGGGCCTGGGCGCGCTGACGCTGCTGCTGGCGGGCTACTTCTTCGCCAGCGGGCTCTTCCACGCCATCACCTCCGTCATGGACCGCTATCCCCGGTGGGGCTGGGACTTCTTCTACGGCGCGGTGTCCATCGTCCTGGGCATCCTCGTGATGCGGCAGTGGCCCATCTCCGCCGTCTGGCTGGTGGGGACCCTGGTGGGGATCGGCATCTTCTTCCGGGGCGTGGCGCTGATGGCGGGCGCGTTCGCCGTGCGCAAGGTGCTCCGCACGGGCGGTCCGACGACGCCGGCCACCGTCGCGCGCTGA
- a CDS encoding bestrophin family protein: protein MIDYDPHRWWSYFHYLRGSMVREIVARVLVCVLWAVGVTAAHHYLKPLDVPPTVHTLAGISLSLLLVFRTNASYDRFWEGRKLWGGIVNETRNLARASGVFLRQDAALYGTLLRWISTFPYAATASLRGERDLGPVASELSRDEADAVLGSQHVPLAVSQKMSALLDEGRRRGYYPEYVQMQLDQNVQLLIDYIGGCERIHKTPIPFAYMMHLRRALLVYCYTLPFALVASFGWLTVLATFIVAYIFFGIEEIGVEIEDPFGHDDNDLPLERICETIRANLKALTPGSAEAIHAPVSAVAIPGGGQDA from the coding sequence ATGATCGACTACGACCCGCACCGTTGGTGGAGCTACTTCCATTACCTCCGCGGCTCCATGGTCCGCGAAATCGTGGCCCGGGTCCTCGTCTGCGTGTTGTGGGCCGTGGGCGTCACCGCGGCCCACCACTACCTGAAGCCCCTGGACGTCCCGCCCACGGTGCACACGCTGGCGGGCATCTCCCTCAGCTTGCTGCTCGTCTTCCGGACCAACGCCTCCTACGACCGCTTCTGGGAGGGCCGGAAGCTGTGGGGCGGCATCGTGAACGAGACGCGAAACCTGGCCCGCGCCTCGGGCGTCTTCCTGCGCCAGGACGCCGCGCTCTACGGCACGCTGCTGCGGTGGATCAGCACGTTCCCCTACGCGGCCACGGCGTCGCTGCGCGGGGAGCGGGACCTGGGCCCCGTCGCCAGCGAGCTCTCGCGCGACGAGGCGGACGCGGTGCTGGGCAGCCAGCACGTCCCGCTGGCCGTCTCCCAGAAGATGTCCGCGCTGCTCGATGAGGGCCGGCGCCGGGGCTACTACCCCGAATACGTGCAGATGCAGCTCGACCAGAACGTCCAATTGCTCATCGACTACATCGGCGGCTGCGAGCGCATCCACAAGACGCCCATCCCGTTCGCGTACATGATGCACCTGCGGCGGGCGCTCCTCGTCTACTGCTACACGCTGCCGTTCGCGCTGGTGGCCTCGTTCGGATGGCTGACGGTGCTGGCCACGTTCATCGTCGCCTACATCTTCTTCGGCATCGAGGAGATTGGCGTGGAGATCGAAGACCCCTTCGGCCACGACGACAACGACCTGCCGCTGGAGCGCATCTGTGAGACGATCCGCGCCAACCTCAAGGCGCTGACGCCCGGGAGCGCCGAGGCGATCCACGCCCCGGTCTCCGCGGTGGCCATTCCCGGCGGCGGTCAGGACGCGTAG
- a CDS encoding response regulator, translating to MMLANRLATGSRVAVVGGGIAGAGLAASLLFNGRARGLALDVRVYSGGMSDRTAPPAVLTPECRSRLAALGCRIPPEWRTHELRGIEVIAEGRRELLSSTPGGLWVVDGWPQGLGGLEQVRDVLATAASAQGARFLPRHVERVERQAPAPDAPASVRGAGSLVVRAQGSGDRFHAVALAAGAGPMMGDAFFKGFRPAPTVPAVQARLRHAAPRLELAPVARLWIAPLPTVDALFLLPGASSVYALAFGPAVTPADLCQVLMMAARDGLVEEGFELAALETTRLPYGPGRTLVAPGQLAVGPAAFGHPLQVGLSETLASCSRAAVALLDGGLDASTLERRYVREGLGELLEDSAAGARTLTWLRRAGARAPEAFIKAKGRRTLSGSFDGGVLGLSGPTPIALLGAARWEGLKALVGSWLRTTVEPVPSVVPELEPDLYYVVDDDPDAREAMTALLESTGAKVVSFADELALFCAVARRPPTAILLDVVLHWVDGLRLAEGLKQHPLTRHTRVLVMSGLNRPHVRQRALDAGAEAFLPKPVDPDRLLRILTGRAPLLPELEHAPTAPLPEEAPREHATDRYAS from the coding sequence ATGATGCTGGCGAACAGACTGGCGACAGGCTCGAGGGTGGCGGTGGTGGGGGGCGGCATTGCCGGAGCGGGGCTTGCCGCCTCGCTCCTTTTCAACGGGAGGGCACGCGGGCTGGCGCTGGACGTGCGCGTGTACTCCGGAGGAATGTCGGACCGCACGGCCCCGCCCGCGGTGCTGACGCCGGAGTGCCGCTCCCGCCTGGCCGCGCTGGGCTGCCGCATCCCCCCCGAATGGCGCACCCACGAGCTGCGCGGGATTGAAGTCATCGCCGAGGGCCGGCGCGAGCTGCTGTCCTCCACGCCCGGAGGCCTCTGGGTGGTGGACGGCTGGCCCCAGGGCCTGGGCGGCCTGGAGCAGGTGCGGGACGTGCTCGCCACCGCGGCCAGCGCCCAGGGGGCCCGCTTCCTGCCCCGCCACGTCGAGCGCGTGGAGCGGCAGGCCCCCGCGCCGGACGCGCCCGCCTCCGTGCGGGGCGCGGGCTCGCTGGTGGTGCGCGCCCAGGGCAGCGGTGATCGCTTCCACGCGGTGGCGCTGGCGGCCGGGGCGGGACCGATGATGGGCGACGCCTTCTTCAAGGGCTTCCGCCCCGCCCCCACCGTCCCGGCGGTGCAGGCCCGCCTGCGCCACGCCGCGCCCCGGCTGGAGCTGGCCCCGGTGGCCCGGCTCTGGATCGCGCCCCTTCCGACGGTGGACGCCCTCTTCCTGCTGCCGGGCGCCAGCTCGGTGTACGCGCTGGCCTTCGGGCCCGCCGTGACGCCCGCGGACCTGTGCCAGGTGCTGATGATGGCCGCCCGCGACGGGCTGGTGGAGGAAGGCTTCGAGCTGGCGGCGCTGGAGACCACGCGCCTGCCCTACGGACCGGGCCGGACGCTGGTGGCCCCCGGGCAGCTCGCGGTGGGGCCCGCGGCCTTCGGCCACCCGCTCCAGGTGGGCCTGTCGGAGACGCTGGCCTCGTGCAGCCGCGCCGCGGTGGCGCTGCTGGACGGCGGCCTGGACGCGAGCACGCTGGAGCGCCGCTACGTGCGTGAGGGCCTGGGCGAGCTGCTGGAGGACTCGGCGGCGGGAGCCCGGACGCTCACCTGGCTGCGCCGCGCGGGCGCTCGGGCGCCGGAGGCCTTCATCAAGGCGAAGGGCCGGCGGACGCTGAGCGGCAGCTTCGACGGCGGCGTGCTGGGCCTGAGTGGCCCCACGCCCATCGCGCTCCTGGGCGCCGCGCGCTGGGAGGGCCTGAAGGCGCTGGTGGGCTCGTGGCTGCGCACCACGGTGGAGCCGGTGCCCTCGGTGGTGCCGGAGCTGGAGCCGGACCTCTACTACGTGGTGGATGACGACCCCGACGCGCGCGAGGCCATGACGGCGCTGCTGGAGAGCACGGGGGCGAAGGTGGTGTCCTTCGCGGACGAGCTCGCCCTCTTCTGCGCGGTGGCTCGCCGGCCGCCCACCGCCATCCTGCTGGACGTGGTGCTGCACTGGGTGGACGGCCTGCGGCTGGCCGAGGGCCTGAAGCAGCATCCCCTCACCCGCCACACCCGCGTGCTGGTGATGAGCGGGCTCAACCGGCCGCATGTGCGGCAGCGGGCCCTGGACGCAGGGGCGGAGGCCTTCCTGCCCAAGCCCGTGGACCCGGACCGGCTCCTGCGCATCCTCACCGGGCGCGCGCCCCTGCTGCCCGAGCTGGAGCACGCGCCCACCGCGCCGCTCCCGGAGGAGGCCCCGCGCGAGCACGCCACGGACCGCTACGCGTCCTGA
- a CDS encoding diguanylate cyclase: MERRGRTSERSLLLIIEDDAQVRESLVDLLAARFDVLAAPDSDEGLELAREHRPDLILLDRFLPGGDGLAVLELLQREPRTEALPVIFLTGDADEATLERCLEMGAVDFIHKPASARELLARIDRALRTSEQQRRLQVLAQTDGLTGLANFRALTIRMDEEFRRAQRYQYPLSVVIIDLDHLKAINDGMGHDVGNRAILALAAQLKNELRESDFAARFGGDEFVALLPHQTAMEAAVFAERIRSGLRAVGVQKSDGRPAPFGLSVSVGIADHTFEGPREDTESLMKAADAALYEAKREGRDRVVVFGRPASSPPAQRH; encoded by the coding sequence ATGGAACGGCGCGGCCGGACCTCGGAGCGGTCCCTTCTGCTCATCATCGAGGATGACGCACAGGTCCGCGAGAGCCTCGTGGACCTGCTCGCCGCGCGCTTCGACGTCCTGGCCGCCCCGGACTCGGACGAGGGGCTGGAGCTGGCGCGGGAGCACCGCCCCGACCTCATCCTCCTGGACAGGTTCCTTCCCGGCGGGGACGGGCTCGCGGTGCTGGAGCTGCTCCAGCGCGAGCCGCGCACGGAGGCCCTGCCCGTCATCTTCCTCACGGGCGACGCGGACGAGGCCACCCTGGAGCGCTGCCTGGAGATGGGCGCCGTGGACTTCATCCACAAGCCGGCCAGCGCGCGGGAGCTGCTGGCGCGCATTGACCGGGCGCTGCGCACGAGCGAGCAGCAGCGCCGGCTGCAGGTATTGGCGCAGACGGACGGCCTCACGGGGCTGGCCAACTTCCGGGCGCTGACCATCCGGATGGACGAGGAGTTCCGCCGGGCCCAGCGCTACCAGTACCCGCTGAGCGTCGTCATCATCGACCTGGACCACCTCAAGGCCATCAACGACGGCATGGGCCATGACGTGGGCAACCGGGCCATCCTCGCGCTGGCCGCCCAACTGAAGAACGAGCTGCGCGAGTCCGACTTCGCGGCCCGCTTCGGCGGCGACGAGTTCGTCGCGCTGCTGCCGCACCAGACGGCGATGGAGGCAGCCGTCTTCGCCGAGCGCATCCGCAGCGGGCTGCGCGCCGTCGGCGTGCAGAAGAGCGACGGCCGCCCCGCCCCCTTCGGACTGAGCGTGAGCGTGGGCATCGCCGACCATACCTTCGAAGGGCCTCGCGAGGACACGGAGTCGCTGATGAAGGCGGCGGACGCGGCCCTCTACGAGGCGAAGCGCGAGGGGCGGGACCGGGTCGTCGTCTTCGGCAGGCCCGCGAGTTCGCCTCCGGCGCAGCGGCACTGA
- a CDS encoding tetratricopeptide repeat protein — protein sequence MYNLLISLGVGIAVALLVKVAGFSIWAGLVPGILALVGAYVVLARRVASRVQALMTVVQKDLQSQPSSQKDAQARVDRAVKTLEQGLVYDKWQFLVGPELHSQIGMLKYMVKDHEGAKAAFAKGSTRNYMAKAMEGALYFQRKDFDAMKKAFESATKSGKKESIVWAAYAWCLLQNKDKEGALRVLARGVEENPKDEKLKGSLAQLQNDKRLKMKPYEPMWWQFGLEAPPPVMPPMGGRRMQFNTRR from the coding sequence ATGTACAACCTTCTCATCTCCCTCGGTGTGGGAATCGCCGTCGCGCTCCTCGTGAAGGTCGCCGGCTTCTCCATCTGGGCAGGGCTCGTCCCCGGAATCCTGGCCCTCGTTGGCGCCTACGTCGTGCTCGCCCGCAGGGTGGCCAGCCGCGTCCAGGCCCTGATGACGGTGGTCCAGAAGGATCTCCAGTCCCAGCCCTCCAGCCAGAAGGACGCCCAGGCGCGGGTGGACCGGGCCGTGAAGACGCTGGAGCAGGGGCTGGTCTACGACAAGTGGCAGTTCCTGGTCGGTCCGGAGCTGCACTCGCAGATCGGCATGTTGAAGTACATGGTGAAGGACCACGAGGGCGCCAAGGCCGCCTTCGCCAAGGGCAGCACCCGCAACTACATGGCCAAGGCCATGGAGGGCGCCCTGTACTTCCAGCGCAAGGACTTCGACGCCATGAAGAAGGCGTTCGAGTCCGCCACCAAGAGCGGCAAGAAGGAGTCCATCGTCTGGGCGGCCTATGCCTGGTGCCTGCTGCAGAACAAGGACAAGGAAGGCGCGCTGCGCGTGCTCGCCCGGGGCGTGGAGGAGAACCCCAAGGACGAGAAGCTCAAGGGCAGCCTGGCGCAGCTCCAGAACGACAAGCGGCTGAAGATGAAGCCGTACGAGCCCATGTGGTGGCAGTTCGGGCTCGAGGCGCCGCCGCCGGTCATGCCGCCCATGGGTGGCCGCCGCATGCAGTTCAACACCCGACGCTAG
- a CDS encoding response regulator — protein MRVLLVEDDASLREGMGELISELAEVHAVSTGEDAVAALQAERFVLVITDLRISGGEQGGRTVVEAARQRQQPVAVVSAATPEEVTQAVLPHVADAILLKPFQIDDIVALVERFIALRQDVERLATQGGRPPASAWSSQGTHVRLAREPEPPTVWVSLTAGADVDWTFHPTSEGAGVQVVGGSLQVEGVTYAAPESLFLGAGQRPRVRSPEGCLAVVVGLKGQG, from the coding sequence ATGAGGGTGTTGCTGGTCGAGGACGACGCGAGCCTTCGGGAAGGCATGGGCGAGCTCATCTCCGAGCTGGCGGAGGTCCATGCGGTCAGCACCGGAGAGGATGCCGTCGCCGCGCTCCAGGCGGAGCGTTTCGTCCTGGTCATCACCGACCTGCGCATCTCGGGCGGTGAGCAGGGAGGCCGCACCGTCGTGGAGGCGGCGCGCCAGCGTCAGCAGCCGGTGGCGGTGGTCAGCGCGGCGACGCCGGAGGAGGTCACCCAGGCCGTCCTGCCCCACGTGGCGGACGCCATCCTCCTCAAGCCCTTCCAGATCGACGACATCGTCGCGCTGGTCGAGCGCTTCATCGCGCTGCGTCAGGACGTGGAGCGTCTGGCCACCCAGGGGGGCCGCCCGCCCGCGAGCGCCTGGTCGTCTCAAGGCACCCATGTGCGGCTCGCGCGCGAGCCCGAGCCGCCCACGGTGTGGGTGTCCTTGACGGCCGGGGCGGACGTTGACTGGACGTTCCACCCCACGTCCGAGGGCGCGGGCGTCCAGGTGGTCGGAGGCTCCCTGCAGGTGGAGGGCGTGACGTACGCCGCGCCCGAGTCGCTCTTCCTGGGGGCGGGGCAGCGGCCTCGGGTGCGCAGCCCGGAAGGCTGTCTGGCGGTGGTCGTGGGACTGAAAGGGCAGGGCTGA
- a CDS encoding RsmB/NOP family class I SAM-dependent RNA methyltransferase — MAWGGQERRFAAMAVRELSRHQRLLDLAARLLGHTMGKVGLTEDQALVRYALWRRIFCGEGWTRIGPEVRLPGPVRPRTIKDDLLQGVVEAPLPEAPLPESTAERLAIRYSFPNWLVQRLAQAYPEARLEGLLASLDEEPSLHFRARPPGTRDAVLAALREEGVNAEPVLAAPDAVRVTDSSHRVFETRVMKSGRLQVQDVGSQLISEMCRPKGGSLEGFTVADVCAGAGGKTLALADFVGPRGKVLAGDRSRRRLAEARERVRHFSLRQVAFPHPLPLSDADVLLIDAPCSGTGSLAREPDQKWKLTAQEITRYQATQSELLEEVSRQAKPGALIVYATCSVMPEEDEAVVEAFLAKHPDFTLEPVEDVLGAERAALAAQGPYLKALPPKVPGGGFFAARLRRTGAGPG; from the coding sequence ATGGCCTGGGGGGGGCAGGAGCGCCGCTTCGCCGCCATGGCGGTGCGCGAGCTGTCCCGGCACCAGCGGCTGCTGGACCTGGCGGCCCGGCTGCTGGGGCACACCATGGGGAAGGTGGGGCTGACGGAGGACCAGGCGCTGGTCCGTTACGCCCTCTGGCGCCGCATCTTCTGTGGTGAGGGGTGGACCCGCATCGGCCCCGAGGTGCGGCTGCCGGGCCCGGTGCGGCCGCGCACCATCAAGGACGATCTGCTCCAGGGCGTCGTGGAGGCGCCCCTGCCGGAAGCGCCGCTGCCGGAGTCCACGGCCGAGCGGCTGGCCATCCGCTACTCCTTCCCCAACTGGCTGGTGCAGCGGCTGGCGCAGGCGTACCCGGAGGCGCGGTTGGAGGGGCTGCTGGCGTCGCTCGACGAGGAGCCGTCGCTTCACTTCCGCGCGCGGCCCCCGGGGACGCGGGACGCGGTGCTCGCGGCGCTGAGGGAGGAGGGCGTCAACGCGGAGCCGGTGCTCGCGGCGCCGGACGCGGTGCGGGTGACGGACTCCAGCCACCGCGTCTTCGAGACGCGGGTGATGAAGTCCGGCCGGCTCCAGGTGCAGGACGTGGGCAGCCAGCTCATCTCCGAGATGTGCCGTCCCAAGGGGGGCTCGCTGGAGGGCTTCACCGTCGCGGACGTGTGCGCGGGCGCGGGCGGCAAGACGCTGGCGCTGGCGGACTTCGTCGGGCCCCGGGGCAAGGTGCTGGCGGGAGACCGTTCCCGGCGCCGGCTGGCCGAGGCGCGTGAGCGCGTGCGCCACTTCTCGCTCCGGCAGGTCGCCTTCCCGCATCCGCTCCCGCTGTCCGACGCGGACGTCCTCCTGATTGACGCGCCATGCAGCGGCACGGGCTCCCTGGCGCGCGAGCCGGATCAGAAGTGGAAGCTGACGGCGCAGGAAATCACCAGGTACCAGGCCACGCAGTCCGAGCTGCTGGAAGAGGTCTCACGCCAGGCGAAGCCGGGCGCACTCATCGTCTATGCGACCTGCTCGGTGATGCCCGAGGAGGACGAGGCGGTGGTGGAGGCCTTCCTGGCGAAGCACCCGGACTTCACGCTGGAGCCGGTGGAGGACGTCCTCGGCGCGGAGCGGGCGGCGCTCGCCGCGCAGGGCCCCTATCTGAAGGCGTTGCCTCCCAAGGTGCCCGGGGGAGGCTTCTTCGCGGCGCGGCTGCGGAGGACCGGGGCGGGGCCGGGTTGA
- a CDS encoding class I fructose-bisphosphate aldolase → MPHTDRVKQILSWYPSDNPGTLTNLARLLNTGTLAGTGKLVILPVDQGFEHGPARSFGPNPAGYDPEYHIKLAIESGCNAYAAPLGFLEAVAGKYAGEIPLILKVNNSDTLAKVANPMSAVTSSVKDAVRLGCTAVGYTIYPGSGARNEQYEDLRDIIAEAKSYGLPTVLWAYPRGNLSKEGETGIDVVAYAAQISAQLGAHVIKVKPPQDHIEQAEAKKAFEKAGIATKTLADRVREVVRSAFNGKRIVIFSGGEAKGTDALLEEIKQINAGGGFGSIMGRNAFQRPHEESIKLLKDVMAVFAGKA, encoded by the coding sequence ATGCCCCATACCGATCGCGTCAAGCAGATCCTGTCGTGGTACCCGTCCGACAACCCCGGCACGCTGACCAACCTGGCCCGGCTGCTGAACACCGGCACGCTGGCCGGCACGGGCAAGCTCGTCATCCTCCCGGTGGACCAGGGCTTCGAGCACGGCCCGGCCCGCTCCTTCGGTCCGAACCCCGCCGGGTATGACCCGGAGTACCACATCAAGCTGGCCATCGAGTCGGGCTGCAACGCCTACGCGGCGCCGCTGGGCTTCCTGGAGGCCGTGGCCGGCAAGTACGCGGGTGAGATTCCCCTCATCCTCAAGGTCAACAACTCCGACACCCTGGCCAAGGTGGCCAACCCCATGTCCGCGGTGACGAGCTCCGTGAAGGACGCCGTCCGCCTGGGCTGCACCGCCGTCGGCTACACCATCTACCCGGGCTCCGGCGCGCGCAACGAGCAGTACGAGGACCTCCGCGACATCATCGCCGAGGCCAAGTCCTACGGCCTGCCCACCGTCCTCTGGGCCTACCCCCGCGGCAACCTGTCCAAGGAGGGTGAGACGGGCATCGACGTGGTGGCGTACGCGGCGCAGATCAGCGCCCAGCTCGGCGCCCACGTCATCAAGGTGAAGCCGCCGCAGGACCACATCGAGCAGGCCGAGGCCAAGAAGGCCTTCGAGAAGGCCGGCATCGCCACCAAGACGCTGGCGGACCGCGTCCGCGAGGTCGTCCGCTCCGCCTTCAACGGCAAGCGCATCGTCATCTTCTCCGGCGGCGAGGCCAAGGGCACCGACGCCCTCCTGGAGGAGATCAAGCAGATCAACGCCGGTGGCGGCTTCGGCTCCATCATGGGCCGCAACGCCTTCCAGCGTCCGCACGAGGAGTCCATCAAGCTCCTCAAGGACGTGATGGCCGTCTTCGCCGGCAAGGCGTAG
- a CDS encoding TolC family protein, which produces MALALAAGVAAAQLTPGSVGTGSGPSTSPGGTPGTAAPSPTPGTSPSPGAPETVTPDAVTPGSDAPAAVPGTGSPGGTRPTPRVGTGGPDLPPGPPPMAPSSIEQTPGANGGGPAISPAPAVAPGQEAESAKDTVADAPDSDAKQPARPAPLTLARLVARARETDSRVEEASAELRKFHALYQQAKWAWFPKFEITVGAGGPIPEARNDGLGGPPTTEASLEGDLNFGRVGVTVFSTGNAVLPLYTFGKLTALEKAGAQGPVVGAALRERMRDEVGFQAAQAYFGYQLARSGLQQIEEVARRLEDAAGRIDRLLKEDSAQVSAVDSYKVRFFRELVEARKAEALQGRQLALAAIGLLANAGPEEPVAVVEEDLELEEDVPVPSLEQALARAEQARPELTAIAAGIIAREHEVFIRERSYFPDLGLAGFYDVRFTTSATRQRSPFAFDPYNDRSAGVGLVMRGTFDIPIKDAQLEQARAELDKLRAQEKQIRAGIRLEVTKVHGELVAAWSRARSFGEAERSARRWVTAAFTAFDLGTGDTRDLVDAFTAYAQASGDKGKSWHDVRVGMAALARVTGAPLTPGE; this is translated from the coding sequence ATGGCGCTGGCGCTCGCGGCGGGAGTGGCCGCCGCGCAGCTCACCCCCGGCTCGGTGGGGACGGGGAGCGGCCCCTCGACCAGCCCCGGCGGCACCCCGGGCACGGCCGCCCCATCGCCGACGCCGGGCACCTCGCCTTCGCCTGGCGCACCCGAAACGGTGACGCCCGACGCGGTGACGCCCGGCTCGGACGCGCCCGCGGCAGTCCCCGGCACGGGGAGCCCGGGTGGCACGCGGCCCACGCCTCGGGTGGGCACCGGCGGTCCGGACCTGCCGCCGGGACCGCCGCCCATGGCGCCCAGCTCCATCGAACAGACGCCTGGCGCCAATGGAGGCGGCCCGGCCATCTCCCCCGCGCCCGCCGTGGCGCCCGGCCAGGAGGCGGAGAGCGCGAAGGACACGGTGGCGGACGCGCCTGACTCGGACGCGAAGCAGCCCGCGCGCCCGGCGCCCCTGACGTTGGCGCGGCTGGTGGCGCGCGCCCGTGAGACGGACTCCCGGGTGGAGGAGGCCAGCGCGGAGCTGCGCAAGTTCCACGCGCTCTACCAACAGGCGAAGTGGGCCTGGTTCCCCAAGTTCGAAATCACCGTGGGCGCGGGAGGCCCCATCCCCGAGGCCCGCAACGACGGGCTGGGCGGCCCGCCCACGACGGAGGCCTCGTTGGAGGGCGACCTCAACTTCGGCCGCGTCGGCGTGACGGTGTTCTCCACCGGCAACGCGGTGCTGCCGCTCTACACGTTCGGCAAGCTGACGGCGCTGGAGAAGGCCGGCGCGCAGGGGCCGGTGGTGGGCGCCGCGCTGCGGGAGCGCATGCGCGACGAGGTCGGCTTCCAGGCCGCGCAGGCGTACTTTGGCTACCAGCTCGCGCGAAGCGGCCTGCAGCAGATTGAGGAGGTGGCCAGGCGGCTGGAGGACGCGGCCGGGCGCATCGACCGGCTGTTGAAGGAGGACTCCGCGCAGGTGTCCGCCGTGGACTCGTACAAGGTCCGCTTCTTCCGGGAGCTGGTGGAGGCGCGCAAGGCGGAGGCCCTGCAGGGCCGTCAGCTCGCGCTCGCCGCCATCGGCCTGCTGGCCAACGCCGGCCCGGAGGAGCCCGTGGCGGTGGTGGAGGAGGACCTGGAGCTGGAGGAGGACGTGCCGGTGCCCAGCCTGGAGCAGGCGCTGGCGCGGGCGGAGCAGGCCCGGCCCGAGCTGACCGCCATCGCCGCGGGCATCATCGCGCGGGAGCACGAGGTCTTCATCCGCGAGCGGAGCTACTTCCCGGACCTGGGGCTCGCCGGCTTCTATGACGTGCGCTTCACCACCAGCGCCACGCGGCAGCGCAGCCCCTTCGCCTTCGACCCGTACAACGACCGCTCCGCCGGCGTGGGCCTGGTGATGCGGGGGACGTTCGACATCCCCATCAAGGATGCCCAGTTGGAGCAGGCCCGCGCGGAGCTGGACAAGCTGCGCGCGCAGGAGAAGCAGATCCGCGCGGGCATCCGGCTGGAGGTCACCAAGGTGCACGGCGAGCTGGTGGCCGCCTGGAGCCGCGCCCGCTCCTTCGGCGAGGCGGAGCGCAGCGCGCGCCGGTGGGTGACGGCCGCCTTCACCGCGTTCGACCTGGGAACCGGTGACACGCGTGACCT